The DNA segment ACAGGAGAGCAGAAGAAGAAGAAAAAGCTGCAGAACGCCAAGATCGCCGTCACCGCTACTATGGAAAAGAAGCTGATAACAGGGTATACAAACGTCGTCCACATATATTTATATTCCGTAACGAAGATCTTGACAATGACGATGTTATTTCTGCTGTCGAATCCACACCTACTTACAAGCGTACGCGAGATGTTTTAGACAGCATACGGAGTCAGGCAAGCGGTAATGGAGAAGAAGTAAATAGCGATGAAGAGCCTAAAAGGGGTCCTATACAAGGTACAATAAAATTTGCATAAAAATATATAATTATGGCACTTTTTGAAAAAATTAGTAACGACATTAAAGATGCGATGAAAGCCAGAGATAAAGTTCGCCTGGAAACATTGCGCAACATTAAGAAAGTATTTCTTGAAGCAAAAACAGCTCCAGGAGCAAACGACACTCTAGAAGATAGCGAAGCACTAAAAATACTTGCAAAGTTAGCTAAACAGGGTAAAGAATCTGCACATGTATTCACAGAACAGAAAAGACAAGATCTTGCTGACGAAGAAATAGCTCAAGTAAATGTTATCGAAGAATATCTGCCCAAACAAATGAGCGAATCAGATATTGAAGCTCAAATCAAAGATATTATTGCTCAGACAGGAGCAACAAGCATGAAAGATATGGGTAAGGTAATGGGCATCGCTAGTAAAAGTATGGCAGGCAAAGCTGATGGCAGAATTATATCAACTATCGTAAAGGATCTACTTTCTTAAGAAAATACTTCTGTTAGTATATCTAAAGATTTTATATCAGGAAAATCTGGAATATGAATACGATAATAATTTAATATCACCTCTATACAACGATTACGATCTATGCGTGACATTGTATAGAGGTGCATTGTTTCATAATCCATTCTAATAATCAGCCGTATCTTTTCAGATTCATCTGGATTAAGAAAATCAGAATGCAATGGGGCAAATTCAGAAAAGCAACCATTTCGAAGATCAAAACAACAATTAGCTCTATAATTTTCCAAATTTGGATAGAAACCTAGAAATTTAGATAAACGCATTAAGAATACCAAATGAAAATTAGAGTAAGCCTTATCGCACTGGTCAAGCCATTTCATACCATTCATTATATACTCGAAAAGTTTAATGTTAGATTGCTCATTACGCAAAGCATAATATAAAAATTCGGAAATAAAAAGCGAGATGGATATTTTTTTAGGATCAAAAGACACAGAAGAATATATATATAACCATCTTACATCTTTAATATGCTGCAGTCCATGAGCACGCCTAGTATCACACTCAATTTCTAAGATTGACATCGGTTGAAAGAATTGTTTCTTAATTTTCGACACTTTTCTACTGCCTACATGTGCAATAAAAGACATACGCCCGTCACTTTCGGTAAACATATCGATAATTAACGAGGATTCTCCAAATTTGAAAGAATGCAGTACTATGGCGCTGGTTTTGACTAACATGAGCACAAAATTACACTTTTTTCGCCAAAAATAGAAAATTTATCCAATAAAATTTGGTTTGTTGAAATAAAACGCATAACTTTGCACCCGCAAAAAGCAATCGGTCCCTTCGTCTATCGGTTAGGACGAGAGATTTTCATTCTCTAAAGAGCAGTTCGATTCTGCTAGGGACTACCAATAATAAAAATATAAAGAATAAGACAGATGGCAAATCACAAATCATCAGTTAAGAGAATCCGTCAGGACAAGAAAAAGGCTTTGCATAATAAATACTATGCAAAGACTATGCGTAATGCAGTACGCAAACTTCGTGCTGTAACAGACAAAGAAGAGGCAGTTAAGATGTACCCAAGTATCCAGAAGATATTGGATAAATTGGCAAAGACTAATATTATCCATAAGAATAAGGCTGCGAACATTAAATCAAGCCTCGCTCTTCACATAAACAAACTGGGATAAATTCAGATTGTTCAATCATCAAAATATAAAGGCTGTGATCTCTTTGATCGCAGCCTTTTTTAGTGCTCAAAATTTTCGTATATAAAAGATTTTTTGTATATTTGCAAATTAAATATATATATCTTAAATATGACAGAAGAACAAAAAAAAGAAAGCAACTATTCCGCAAGTAACATTCAAGTACTAGAGGGTTTGGAAGCTGTTCGTAAGCGTCCGGCAATGTACATTGGTGACATCAGCGAGAAAGGTCTTCATCATTTGGTTAACGAGACAGTCGATAACTCTATCGACGAAGCTATGGCTGGTTTCTGTACACACATTGAGGTTATTATA comes from the Xylanibacter oryzae DSM 17970 genome and includes:
- a CDS encoding GatB/YqeY domain-containing protein; translation: MALFEKISNDIKDAMKARDKVRLETLRNIKKVFLEAKTAPGANDTLEDSEALKILAKLAKQGKESAHVFTEQKRQDLADEEIAQVNVIEEYLPKQMSESDIEAQIKDIIAQTGATSMKDMGKVMGIASKSMAGKADGRIISTIVKDLLS
- the recO gene encoding DNA repair protein RecO; this encodes MLVKTSAIVLHSFKFGESSLIIDMFTESDGRMSFIAHVGSRKVSKIKKQFFQPMSILEIECDTRRAHGLQHIKDVRWLYIYSSVSFDPKKISISLFISEFLYYALRNEQSNIKLFEYIMNGMKWLDQCDKAYSNFHLVFLMRLSKFLGFYPNLENYRANCCFDLRNGCFSEFAPLHSDFLNPDESEKIRLIIRMDYETMHLYTMSRIDRNRCIEVILNYYRIHIPDFPDIKSLDILTEVFS
- the rpsT gene encoding 30S ribosomal protein S20, with translation MANHKSSVKRIRQDKKKALHNKYYAKTMRNAVRKLRAVTDKEEAVKMYPSIQKILDKLAKTNIIHKNKAANIKSSLALHINKLG